The following are encoded together in the Desulfitobacterium chlororespirans DSM 11544 genome:
- the dut gene encoding dUTP diphosphatase: MDAIKVKIAYVRKDKAPKLPQYATSGAAGVDLQAALDQELIIEPGQIVKIPTGLAIELPHAGVGAFVFARSGLASKYGLALANGVGVIDSDYRGEILVAVINQGSEPFVVKDGDRIAQMVFLPVFIGEFCLADQLDETGRGCGGFGSTGVS, translated from the coding sequence GTGGATGCGATTAAGGTAAAGATAGCTTATGTCAGGAAAGACAAGGCTCCCAAGCTTCCCCAATATGCAACATCAGGAGCAGCCGGCGTGGACTTACAGGCTGCTCTTGATCAGGAGCTGATCATCGAGCCGGGGCAGATCGTTAAAATTCCTACCGGATTGGCCATAGAGCTGCCCCATGCAGGCGTCGGAGCCTTTGTCTTTGCCCGCAGCGGTCTGGCCTCCAAGTATGGTTTGGCTTTAGCCAATGGAGTGGGGGTTATCGATTCAGATTATCGGGGTGAAATTCTGGTGGCAGTCATCAACCAGGGCTCAGAGCCTTTTGTTGTAAAAGACGGGGATCGGATTGCGCAAATGGTTTTTCTGCCCGTATTCATTGGCGAATTTTGCCTGGCAGACCAATTGGATGAGACTGGCCGGGGTTGCGGCGGCTTTGGTTCGACAGGTGTTTCCTAA
- a CDS encoding M16 family metallopeptidase has product MYQKTVLPNGVRIITEEIDYVRSVAVGIWVGAGSRDEREGYEGISHFIEHMFFKGTKNRTARDIAESLEAVGGQLNAFTTKEYTCYYAKVLDEDMDLAMDVLNDMFFESLFDENEIEKEKKVVIEEIKMYEDSPDELIHDLFSDHVWNDHPLGRPILGTEESVKGLSREKILTFMDHHYAPDNLVIAVAGKIKHDEVLKKLAPLYGEFKRGGRRILEETPKGQQVQEMILKDTEQMHLILGVPGLGQEDEDIYPMHILNNILGGGLSSRLFQEIREQRGMAYTVFSYHSTYVDTGLFAIYAGTTPSNSQEVVECVLAEILDIKKNGISQSELQRTKSQIKGGLYLGLESASSRMSRLGKTELTYNRVISPEEVVEKLECVTVEDTKRVINRLWKRDRISLLMLGPAGNEVDMDALFEKIGWDEE; this is encoded by the coding sequence ATGTATCAAAAAACCGTATTGCCCAACGGTGTTCGCATCATAACGGAGGAAATAGATTATGTACGCTCAGTAGCTGTAGGGATATGGGTAGGAGCGGGTTCCCGGGACGAGAGGGAAGGGTATGAAGGTATATCTCATTTTATAGAGCACATGTTTTTTAAAGGAACAAAAAACCGTACTGCCCGTGATATCGCTGAATCTTTGGAAGCTGTGGGGGGGCAGCTCAATGCCTTTACCACAAAAGAATATACCTGCTACTATGCCAAAGTGCTGGACGAGGACATGGATTTGGCCATGGATGTCCTTAACGATATGTTTTTTGAGTCCCTCTTTGATGAAAATGAAATAGAAAAAGAAAAGAAAGTGGTCATCGAAGAGATAAAAATGTATGAGGATTCTCCCGATGAATTGATTCATGACTTGTTTTCCGATCATGTCTGGAATGACCATCCTTTGGGAAGACCCATTTTAGGGACCGAGGAGAGTGTTAAAGGACTAAGCCGCGAGAAAATTCTTACCTTTATGGATCATCATTATGCTCCTGATAATCTGGTCATTGCCGTGGCGGGCAAAATCAAGCATGACGAGGTCTTGAAGAAGCTTGCTCCTCTTTACGGGGAATTCAAACGGGGAGGAAGACGAATTCTGGAAGAGACTCCTAAGGGTCAGCAGGTGCAGGAAATGATCCTGAAAGATACCGAACAAATGCACCTCATCCTAGGAGTTCCCGGTTTAGGGCAGGAAGATGAGGATATTTATCCCATGCATATCCTCAATAACATCTTGGGGGGAGGCTTAAGTTCCCGTTTGTTCCAAGAAATCAGGGAACAGCGGGGAATGGCTTACACTGTGTTTTCCTATCATTCCACATACGTGGATACCGGTTTGTTTGCTATTTATGCAGGAACCACACCCTCAAATTCTCAGGAAGTGGTAGAATGCGTTCTTGCCGAGATTTTAGATATTAAGAAGAATGGCATATCCCAATCCGAGCTGCAACGGACTAAGTCTCAGATTAAGGGGGGACTTTATCTGGGGTTAGAATCAGCAAGCAGCAGGATGAGCCGTTTAGGCAAGACGGAATTGACCTATAATCGGGTGATCTCTCCCGAAGAAGTGGTTGAAAAGCTGGAATGTGTTACCGTTGAGGATACGAAGCGAGTCATCAACCGCCTGTGGAAGCGGGATAGAATAAGTCTTCTCATGTTAGGTCCGGCAGGGAATGAAGTGGATATGGACGCGCTATTTGAGAAGATAGGCTGGGATGAAGAGTAG
- a CDS encoding D-alanyl-D-alanine carboxypeptidase family protein — MFKQKWTQAGVCVLISLSLSAAPVYAQTTDTNQGLIPTSSLAITADAAVLMDGATGDILYDKNAHKQRPPASTTKILTAILGLELGKPDELVVVSEKAAAVGESTIHLDPGEKILLYELVTGAMVKSGNDACVAIGEQIAGTEEDFVRLMNQKAFLLGAKNTHFENTNGLPSKNHVSTAYDLALMARYGLQIPAFTSITRLKETEIHFIEPDFFMNLRNTNKLLWNYPYTDGVKTGTTTAAGKCLVAAATKDGRQLIAVVLHAPDRFGDAQKLLEWGFNETETLNCVQAGETIEFPAENLEPLKAFAQNPIQINILKTDKEKLEKKIVWTREPSLPIKAGDSLGAYEVWLNGEKLGSTPLYAESSVKPKGSLSNLLEGT, encoded by the coding sequence ATGTTCAAGCAAAAATGGACGCAAGCCGGGGTTTGCGTTCTTATTTCACTATCTTTAAGTGCTGCTCCCGTGTATGCACAAACCACGGACACCAATCAAGGATTAATACCGACATCCTCGTTAGCTATCACTGCCGATGCGGCGGTACTGATGGATGGGGCAACAGGAGATATACTTTATGACAAAAACGCTCATAAGCAAAGACCTCCAGCCAGCACCACCAAGATTTTAACGGCAATTCTGGGGCTGGAATTGGGAAAACCCGACGAGCTCGTCGTGGTAAGCGAAAAAGCGGCAGCTGTCGGTGAATCCACCATCCATCTGGATCCAGGGGAAAAGATTCTGCTCTATGAACTGGTTACGGGGGCCATGGTCAAATCAGGAAATGATGCCTGTGTGGCGATCGGAGAACAAATAGCAGGTACTGAAGAGGATTTTGTCCGGTTGATGAACCAAAAAGCGTTCCTTCTTGGAGCGAAAAATACCCATTTTGAAAACACCAACGGCTTGCCCAGCAAAAACCATGTCTCGACAGCCTATGATTTGGCTTTAATGGCTCGTTACGGACTGCAGATCCCGGCATTTACTTCGATTACGCGCTTAAAAGAAACGGAAATTCATTTTATTGAACCCGATTTTTTCATGAACTTAAGAAATACCAATAAACTGCTTTGGAATTACCCTTATACTGATGGAGTTAAGACAGGGACAACCACTGCCGCCGGAAAATGTTTGGTTGCAGCGGCGACGAAAGATGGCCGGCAGCTGATTGCTGTTGTCCTCCATGCTCCCGACCGTTTCGGAGATGCGCAAAAGCTCTTGGAATGGGGCTTTAACGAGACAGAAACACTGAATTGTGTACAAGCGGGGGAAACGATTGAGTTCCCTGCTGAAAATTTAGAACCGCTTAAAGCCTTTGCTCAAAATCCGATTCAGATCAATATCTTAAAGACGGATAAGGAAAAACTTGAAAAGAAAATTGTTTGGACAAGAGAGCCAAGTCTCCCCATTAAGGCCGGTGATAGCTTAGGAGCATATGAGGTGTGGCTGAACGGAGAAAAATTAGGCAGCACACCACTTTATGCGGAAAGTTCGGTCAAGCCAAAAGGGAGCTTAAGCAATCTCTTAGAGGGGACGTGA
- a CDS encoding polysaccharide deacetylase family protein: MYVFKIPFKTLKIFGLILVLAVGLLIEQRVAGIVAQLPTPIDQVKTEKKVMALTINVDWGGEFVPGILEALDKYHAKATFFLTGRWAKNNPEMVKELQARGHAIENHGYSHPHPDQISISANQEEILKTETIIQEITGTKTKYYAPPYGEKGASGLKAAENLGYTTILWTLDTVDWRPESTPEVITKRIVDPAVRFGIKPAREGAIVLMHPKENTVKALPNILSQLTKEGFQFITVNELITLEGVGDTTS; encoded by the coding sequence ATGTATGTTTTTAAAATTCCATTTAAGACCTTAAAGATTTTCGGACTTATTCTCGTATTAGCTGTCGGCTTATTGATAGAACAGAGAGTGGCGGGGATCGTGGCACAGCTTCCCACTCCCATCGACCAAGTCAAGACCGAGAAGAAAGTCATGGCTTTAACCATTAATGTGGATTGGGGCGGAGAGTTTGTGCCCGGTATTCTGGAGGCTTTAGATAAGTATCATGCCAAAGCAACCTTCTTCCTTACGGGACGCTGGGCTAAAAATAATCCGGAAATGGTGAAAGAGCTCCAGGCCCGTGGTCATGCCATAGAAAATCATGGCTATTCCCATCCCCATCCCGACCAAATATCCATCAGTGCCAATCAAGAAGAAATTTTGAAGACTGAAACGATCATTCAGGAGATCACTGGAACCAAGACCAAATATTATGCACCGCCTTATGGCGAAAAGGGAGCCTCAGGGCTTAAAGCAGCTGAAAATCTTGGCTATACCACCATTCTTTGGACACTGGATACGGTGGATTGGCGTCCGGAAAGCACACCGGAAGTTATTACCAAGCGCATTGTGGATCCCGCCGTACGGTTTGGCATTAAGCCCGCTCGAGAAGGAGCTATTGTGTTAATGCATCCCAAAGAGAACACAGTGAAAGCTCTGCCCAATATTTTAAGCCAACTGACCAAGGAAGGATTCCAATTCATTACTGTAAATGAACTGATAACATTGGAAGGAGTCGGAGATACTACCTCATAG
- a CDS encoding polyribonucleotide nucleotidyltransferase, producing MTQEVLERSIQVGGRTMTFQTGKIGKQAGGAIFCRYGDTVVSAFATGSAQPREGIDFFPLTVEFEERLYAAGKIPGGFIKREGRPSEKAILSARLIDRPIRPLFPEGYRNDVQVVAQVMSVDQDCASDITGINAASAALTISNVPFEGPVAAVTVGLIGDELIINPTVEQSEKSVMHLTVAGTKDAVMMVEAGAQEVPEVQMLEAIMFGHREIQRIAEFIENFRLEALERNLAKPKQEVVMGQMPEEIVQAVKAFAYDKMDQAVRTEEKKAREEAIQQVKEEALAHFAEQYPEDLKTIDKILEDFVHKIVRRLITVEHIRPDGRALDEIRPISVEVGLLPRTHGTGLFTRGQTQVLTVATLGAVGDEQILDGLGLEESKRYMHHYNFPPYSVGETRPMRGPGRREIGHGALAERALLPVIPDENDFPYTLRLVSEVLESNGSSSMASVCGSTLSLMDAGVPIKSPVAGIAMGLISEENHIAILSDIQGMEDHDGDMDFKVAGTSQGVTALQMDIKIKGVSREILERALAQAKEGRLFILDKMLSVIEKPRPELSPFAPRIITASIHPDKIREVIGPGGKTIKKIIDETGVKIDIEDDGRVFISAVDGEAGENALKIIQALTQEVEVGRIYNGRVTRIMDFGAFVEVIPGVLGLSGKEGLVHISQLAHGRVEKVEDVVKMGDEILVKATGIDKQGRLNLSRKEALPNPNPNPSPNPNPNGTTANRNPRNS from the coding sequence GTGACACAGGAAGTATTAGAACGTTCGATCCAGGTCGGCGGCAGGACGATGACCTTCCAAACCGGGAAAATAGGTAAGCAAGCAGGCGGTGCCATTTTCTGCCGGTATGGGGATACCGTTGTTTCAGCATTTGCTACTGGAAGTGCTCAACCAAGGGAAGGTATTGACTTTTTTCCGTTGACCGTTGAATTTGAAGAGAGACTCTATGCCGCCGGAAAAATTCCGGGAGGCTTTATTAAGCGGGAGGGGCGCCCCAGTGAGAAGGCGATTCTGTCTGCCCGCCTCATCGATCGGCCGATTCGGCCCCTATTCCCCGAAGGTTATCGCAATGATGTACAAGTCGTTGCTCAGGTAATGTCGGTAGATCAGGATTGTGCCTCCGACATTACCGGTATTAATGCAGCCTCGGCAGCCTTGACGATTTCCAATGTTCCCTTTGAAGGACCGGTAGCTGCTGTGACCGTGGGTTTAATCGGGGATGAACTTATTATTAATCCCACCGTTGAACAGTCTGAAAAAAGCGTCATGCATCTTACCGTCGCCGGTACGAAGGACGCGGTAATGATGGTGGAAGCCGGTGCTCAGGAAGTGCCTGAAGTTCAGATGTTGGAAGCTATTATGTTTGGTCATCGTGAAATCCAGCGTATTGCGGAATTTATCGAGAACTTCCGCCTCGAAGCTCTGGAAAGAAATTTAGCCAAACCCAAACAAGAAGTTGTGATGGGGCAGATGCCGGAAGAGATCGTCCAGGCGGTCAAAGCATTTGCCTACGATAAAATGGATCAGGCAGTTCGCACCGAAGAAAAGAAAGCAAGGGAAGAAGCCATCCAGCAAGTGAAGGAAGAGGCCTTGGCCCATTTCGCGGAGCAATACCCTGAAGACCTGAAAACCATTGATAAGATTCTGGAAGATTTCGTACATAAGATTGTGCGTCGTTTGATTACGGTAGAACATATTCGTCCCGATGGACGTGCTTTAGACGAAATCCGTCCCATCAGTGTCGAAGTCGGACTATTGCCCAGAACTCATGGTACCGGTCTGTTTACCCGGGGGCAAACCCAGGTACTCACAGTGGCGACTCTGGGAGCCGTTGGTGATGAACAGATTCTTGACGGGTTAGGTCTTGAAGAGTCAAAGCGCTACATGCACCACTATAATTTCCCGCCTTACAGTGTAGGAGAAACCCGTCCGATGCGCGGACCGGGCCGTCGGGAAATTGGTCACGGAGCTCTGGCTGAGCGGGCGCTTCTGCCTGTCATTCCTGATGAAAACGACTTCCCCTATACCCTTCGTCTGGTCTCGGAGGTTCTTGAATCCAATGGTTCCAGCTCGATGGCCTCTGTATGCGGCAGCACTCTTTCTTTGATGGATGCCGGAGTGCCTATTAAGTCTCCTGTGGCTGGGATAGCCATGGGCTTGATCAGCGAGGAGAATCATATCGCCATTCTTTCCGATATTCAAGGGATGGAAGACCATGATGGAGATATGGATTTCAAGGTGGCAGGAACCAGTCAAGGTGTAACAGCTTTGCAGATGGATATAAAAATCAAAGGGGTATCCCGGGAAATCCTGGAGAGAGCCCTTGCTCAAGCGAAAGAAGGACGTCTGTTTATTCTTGATAAAATGCTCTCCGTGATTGAAAAACCACGACCGGAGCTTTCACCCTTTGCGCCAAGAATCATTACGGCATCCATTCACCCGGATAAGATTCGTGAGGTGATTGGACCTGGCGGTAAGACCATTAAGAAGATCATCGATGAAACCGGTGTCAAGATCGATATCGAAGATGATGGCCGGGTCTTTATATCTGCAGTGGATGGAGAAGCCGGAGAGAATGCCCTTAAGATCATCCAAGCCCTTACCCAAGAGGTGGAAGTAGGCCGTATTTATAACGGCCGGGTGACCCGGATTATGGACTTCGGAGCCTTTGTCGAAGTTATTCCCGGTGTGCTGGGATTAAGCGGCAAAGAAGGGCTGGTTCATATTTCCCAACTGGCTCACGGACGGGTTGAAAAAGTAGAAGATGTGGTGAAAATGGGAGACGAAATCCTGGTTAAAGCGACAGGCATTGATAAGCAAGGGCGCTTAAACCTTTCCCGGAAAGAGGCACTTCCCAACCCCAACCCTAACCCTAGTCCCAACCCTAATCCCAATGGAACCACAGCCAATAGAAATCCCAGGAATAGTTAA
- the rpsO gene encoding 30S ribosomal protein S15 gives MMTPERKKEIIAKFQQHEGDTGSPEVQIALLTERITYLTEHFKTHKKDHHSRRGLLKMVGQRRALLNYLKDMDFNRYRKIISDLGLRR, from the coding sequence ATGATGACACCCGAAAGGAAAAAAGAAATTATTGCGAAGTTCCAACAACACGAAGGAGATACCGGTTCTCCTGAAGTGCAGATTGCCTTGCTCACTGAGCGCATTACCTATTTAACTGAGCACTTCAAGACCCACAAGAAGGATCATCACTCCCGCCGTGGTCTTTTGAAGATGGTTGGACAACGCCGTGCTCTGCTTAACTATCTGAAAGATATGGACTTCAATCGCTATCGTAAGATTATTTCCGATCTCGGCTTACGCCGTTAA
- a CDS encoding bifunctional riboflavin kinase/FAD synthetase, whose amino-acid sequence MQIIQELPSNPGNQCVLALGNFDGVHLGHQRLLKSGLEQAAQKGVDLAVLLFEPHPLKLLFPERVLGFLTTPKEQMKLFSEIGVDRVYLVPFTKGMADTSPEGFVKDILVKLGVIHIVVGFNYSFGALGKGTAEDLQRYGQDYGFGVSVLQPQTFEGKVISSTAVRKALLNGDAVQAKKLLGRTYKLVGTVVEGEKRGHDLGYPTANLKIHEDLIIPKRGVYAVWAEIEGRLVHGMMNIGMKPTFHEEYALTVEIHFFDFSGDLYGMELAICCEEKIRDERKFNGFDELKGQLERDALKTKQVLEEIFENPVQAVNAH is encoded by the coding sequence ATGCAAATCATCCAAGAATTACCGTCAAACCCTGGCAATCAGTGTGTATTGGCTTTAGGAAATTTTGACGGAGTGCATCTGGGACATCAACGCTTGCTTAAAAGCGGTTTGGAGCAAGCTGCTCAAAAAGGGGTGGACCTTGCCGTTCTTCTTTTTGAGCCTCATCCCTTGAAACTGCTTTTTCCGGAACGGGTGCTTGGCTTCCTGACCACTCCAAAAGAGCAGATGAAGTTGTTTTCCGAAATCGGTGTCGATCGGGTTTATTTAGTACCTTTTACTAAGGGAATGGCTGATACTTCTCCTGAAGGGTTTGTCAAAGATATCCTTGTTAAACTCGGCGTCATTCATATTGTGGTTGGCTTCAACTACTCCTTTGGTGCCTTGGGAAAAGGGACTGCTGAAGACCTTCAGCGTTATGGTCAAGACTATGGCTTTGGAGTCAGTGTGCTCCAGCCCCAGACTTTTGAGGGCAAGGTCATCTCTTCGACAGCCGTCCGCAAAGCTTTGCTTAATGGAGATGCCGTCCAGGCCAAGAAGCTGTTGGGCCGGACCTATAAGCTGGTGGGAACCGTGGTCGAAGGAGAAAAGCGCGGCCATGACTTAGGGTATCCTACAGCAAACTTAAAGATCCATGAAGACTTGATTATTCCCAAACGGGGAGTCTATGCCGTATGGGCAGAGATCGAAGGACGTCTTGTTCATGGTATGATGAATATTGGCATGAAGCCTACGTTTCATGAGGAATATGCCCTTACCGTAGAAATACATTTCTTTGATTTCAGCGGCGATCTTTATGGCATGGAATTAGCAATATGCTGTGAAGAGAAGATTCGTGATGAAAGAAAATTCAATGGTTTTGACGAGCTGAAGGGACAGCTGGAACGGGATGCCTTAAAGACGAAACAAGTACTGGAAGAAATCTTTGAAAACCCTGTTCAGGCCGTAAATGCTCATTAA
- the truB gene encoding tRNA pseudouridine(55) synthase TruB gives MDGVINVLKPSGMTSSDVVVRLRRMLNTRKIGHTGTLDPEVTGVLPICVGKATRLAEYITNQGKSYRCEMIFGMTTDTQDASGEILHKEPAQVSAEDFQRIIPQYLGSIRQIPPMFSAVKHQGKRLYELARQGLEVERTSREIHIDHLQFREWIEGEYPKAIFEVDCSKGTYVRTLCHDMGQTLGCGAHMSALVRLRSGPFHIQESLSLETIQNFMERDDYSFLIPYIQVLDLPRVSLSPQRALAFRNGLSTAKSQIEVEVETGEGCEVQVFSEENFLGIGIWKEQALCPYKVF, from the coding sequence TTGGACGGAGTCATTAATGTACTCAAACCCTCAGGGATGACTTCTTCTGATGTGGTCGTTCGCTTAAGAAGAATGTTGAACACCCGTAAAATTGGGCATACGGGGACCTTGGATCCTGAGGTTACGGGGGTATTGCCGATTTGCGTGGGTAAAGCCACCCGCTTGGCTGAATATATCACCAATCAGGGAAAATCCTATCGGTGTGAGATGATCTTTGGCATGACGACAGATACCCAGGATGCTTCCGGAGAGATTCTCCACAAGGAGCCGGCTCAGGTGAGTGCTGAGGATTTTCAGCGGATCATTCCTCAGTATCTTGGTTCCATCCGGCAGATTCCGCCTATGTTCTCGGCGGTGAAACACCAAGGGAAACGTCTTTATGAATTAGCCCGTCAGGGTCTGGAAGTGGAAAGAACATCCCGGGAAATACACATCGATCATTTGCAGTTTAGGGAATGGATTGAGGGTGAATACCCTAAGGCGATTTTTGAAGTGGATTGTTCAAAGGGGACCTATGTACGGACATTGTGCCATGATATGGGGCAGACTTTAGGGTGCGGGGCACATATGTCAGCGCTGGTCCGCCTCCGTTCCGGACCCTTTCATATTCAGGAGAGTCTATCCCTGGAGACGATTCAAAACTTTATGGAGCGGGATGATTATTCATTCCTGATTCCTTACATCCAAGTATTGGACTTACCCCGGGTGTCTTTGTCTCCGCAAAGAGCGCTGGCCTTTCGCAATGGGCTTTCTACAGCGAAAAGTCAAATTGAGGTCGAGGTTGAGACGGGTGAGGGGTGCGAAGTTCAAGTTTTTAGTGAAGAAAATTTTTTAGGTATAGGAATTTGGAAAGAGCAGGCCCTCTGTCCTTACAAAGTTTTTTAA
- a CDS encoding DHH family phosphoesterase — MMNSVITQMAEELRKASKVALFSHVSPDGDCIGSMLGIGLALEALGKEVAMFNPDPIPRNLSFLSGVDKITQSMPDPLPETLLFVDCADLQRVQLQREDLPADAVILNLDHHISNQNFGRINWVDSQAAASGELAYALVRRLNVELTQEIAANFYTALLTDTGSFKYSNTTAKTHQIAGELIEAGISLSDIHHFVFDQTPMVKLELLRRGLNQLQFFAEGQLGMMTLRKQDFEESGAEESLSEGLIDHARTVEGVEVAVLLKEAKPDVVRVSLRSNRWFDVNRIADSFGGGGHQRAAGCTLQLSLEEAKQKIRQTIEEELKLGRSH; from the coding sequence ATGATGAATAGTGTAATAACTCAAATGGCAGAGGAATTAAGAAAAGCGTCAAAAGTGGCGCTTTTCTCCCATGTATCCCCGGACGGGGATTGCATAGGATCCATGCTGGGAATTGGCTTGGCATTAGAAGCTTTGGGGAAAGAAGTAGCGATGTTTAACCCCGATCCAATTCCGCGCAATTTAAGTTTTTTGTCCGGTGTAGACAAGATTACTCAATCAATGCCTGATCCTCTTCCTGAAACGTTGCTTTTTGTAGATTGCGCCGACTTGCAACGGGTCCAATTGCAAAGGGAGGATCTGCCCGCGGATGCTGTCATTCTGAATTTAGACCACCATATTTCCAATCAGAACTTTGGCAGGATTAATTGGGTGGATAGTCAGGCTGCAGCCAGCGGTGAGCTCGCTTATGCTTTAGTGCGCCGACTTAATGTGGAATTAACTCAGGAGATCGCTGCCAACTTCTATACAGCTTTATTGACGGATACCGGATCCTTTAAGTATTCCAATACCACTGCGAAGACCCATCAGATTGCCGGTGAACTCATCGAGGCCGGAATTAGCTTAAGTGATATTCATCATTTCGTCTTTGATCAAACCCCTATGGTTAAGTTAGAGTTGCTGCGGCGGGGCTTAAACCAATTGCAGTTTTTTGCAGAAGGGCAGCTAGGGATGATGACCTTAAGGAAACAGGACTTTGAGGAAAGCGGTGCTGAGGAAAGTTTAAGCGAAGGGCTGATCGATCATGCCCGAACTGTAGAAGGGGTAGAGGTCGCCGTCTTACTTAAAGAAGCCAAACCTGATGTCGTGCGTGTAAGCCTGCGCTCCAATCGCTGGTTTGATGTCAACAGAATTGCCGATAGTTTTGGCGGCGGCGGGCATCAACGGGCGGCAGGCTGTACCTTGCAGCTTTCTCTGGAAGAAGCAAAGCAGAAGATTCGGCAAACCATTGAGGAGGAGCTCAAGCTTGGACGGAGTCATTAA
- the rbfA gene encoding 30S ribosome-binding factor RbfA: protein MAKHRSNRLAETLKQEISQLIREELKDPRIGFVTVTSVEVADDLGNAKVYVSVLGDSQQAKDSLDALKRAAGFVRSEIGKRVRLRHAPEIVFKYDTSIEHGAHIAQLLRGVKQEEEKDEGESHDE, encoded by the coding sequence ATGGCTAAACATCGTTCGAATAGGCTCGCCGAGACCCTAAAGCAAGAAATATCCCAGTTGATCCGGGAGGAACTCAAGGACCCCAGGATTGGCTTTGTGACGGTGACCAGTGTCGAAGTCGCCGATGACCTTGGCAATGCTAAAGTCTATGTCAGTGTTTTGGGTGACTCCCAGCAGGCTAAGGATTCATTGGATGCCTTAAAAAGGGCAGCGGGCTTCGTACGCAGCGAAATCGGCAAAAGGGTTCGCTTAAGGCATGCTCCTGAGATCGTGTTCAAGTACGATACTTCCATCGAGCATGGCGCTCATATCGCCCAATTGCTGCGGGGAGTAAAGCAGGAGGAAGAAAAAGACGAGGGCGAATCCCATGATGAATAG